One window of the Gemmatimonadota bacterium genome contains the following:
- a CDS encoding PKD domain-containing protein: MTTSMPRYRDRDGSRIAGLYVVVLLALATAACSDRTPTGIAPAQPSQAPPVDIRGSSGGTFVPGQILVAFEDGTDDAQTAAILMAHGASFGRALAAARSGRPLANIVSVQSGREVATANALAKIPGVAFAEPDWIRSIAPVANCDPCLTPNDPSFGLKWDLHNDGTLSGFFGGQATEDADMDWLEAFDHLGPEFVGEALIGIIDTGIRSTHEDICGKVIGGHNFITGQPDGEDDHGHGSHVAGIAAGCGNNGVGVSGVAYGPNVRLLAAKVCDAAGNCSSSAIAEAMTWVADQGADVLNLSLGDPVFSATEHAALQYAVSQGVLPVCAAGNDGTPSILFPAANPECVAVTATNWNDGLASYSSFGQEAEVAAPGGDGEDILGSSFILSLGAGGDADYTINAGTSMASPQVAGLAGLLFALGIPTAADVRTRIQTSADDLGTPGWDQRFGHGRINIFNAVADLTPPPPPPNDTPIPSFSVTPTSPQPNETVILDGSASVDPDGSIVDWSWDFGDGSPAGSGDIVEHAYTSTGAYTVTLTVTDDRGLAAGTSQNVMVATGAGSLVTPTLRLDAGSLGLTNGASVGTWTDPATGRTASAPGASAEGTYLAGETPSGTPVVHFQGNDHYEVPDEVALEMDGSSTVLAVYSADVSGQQMFVAKHSDGGTAGAYGAGLTTGGAHLLDRPWKETGPRGTTSIGTGTFHVVTYRISSGNVAFRVDGVPAGGGSIGAGTPSNQPLRIGMLRHRSPVVDEYFLRGKLADLLVFDRALGDQDLAAWEAELQSIHLVDNNVAPTAAMTVTPPDPQPNETVFFDGSSSSDPDGTVASWSWDLGDASGLRSGMVVEHTFAAAGTYDVTLTVTDNKGATDVLVQSVVVGPTAGTLQTPKLRLDAAAVGLADGSRVNAWPDPGTGRTATAPTASAEALFLTNQTPGGTPAVHFQGDDHYEVPDEDALDLHESSTLVVVYAPDVITQQAFLAKHSDGGTAGALLAAFASDGRAFIDRPWKETGPRASSAIGAGAFQIVSYRIASGRVEFRIDGAPAGSGTIGNGTATDRPLRIGMIRHRSPAVDEYFLQGRVADLLVFDRSLGDQDLAAWEDQLRAVHIDGTPPPNVAPTAAFGYLPAAPETGEVVSFDGTGSSDSDGTVVGWSWDWGDATTAGSGSTPTHAYAAAGSYTVTLTVTDDDGATDQTNQLVSVTDPPPPPNVAPTASFGYLPAAPETGELVSFDGSGSSDSDGSVVGWSWDWGDATTAGAGATPTHSYGAAGDYTVTLTVTDDDGATDQTSQVVSVSDPPPPP, encoded by the coding sequence GTGACGACATCGATGCCGCGCTACCGCGACCGTGATGGGTCGCGGATAGCCGGACTGTACGTTGTTGTTCTTCTAGCGCTGGCCACGGCGGCGTGCTCCGATCGCACACCGACGGGGATAGCCCCTGCGCAGCCCAGCCAGGCGCCTCCTGTAGATATTCGCGGGTCCAGCGGCGGCACGTTCGTCCCCGGGCAGATCCTGGTAGCGTTCGAGGACGGCACCGACGACGCCCAGACGGCTGCGATCCTCATGGCCCACGGAGCCTCATTCGGCAGAGCCTTAGCGGCTGCTCGATCGGGTCGTCCGCTGGCGAACATCGTGTCGGTGCAGAGCGGACGCGAGGTAGCGACCGCGAACGCGTTGGCGAAGATCCCCGGGGTGGCGTTCGCAGAGCCGGACTGGATCAGATCAATCGCCCCGGTCGCCAACTGCGATCCGTGTCTCACGCCCAACGACCCGTCATTCGGTCTCAAGTGGGACCTCCACAACGACGGCACGCTATCCGGTTTCTTCGGGGGTCAGGCGACGGAAGACGCCGACATGGATTGGCTCGAGGCGTTCGACCACCTCGGCCCGGAATTCGTCGGCGAGGCGCTGATCGGCATCATCGACACGGGCATTCGGTCCACGCACGAAGACATCTGCGGCAAGGTGATAGGCGGTCACAACTTCATCACCGGTCAGCCCGACGGGGAAGACGACCACGGGCACGGCTCGCACGTGGCCGGCATTGCCGCGGGCTGCGGTAACAACGGGGTGGGCGTTTCGGGCGTCGCCTACGGACCCAACGTGCGTCTGCTCGCGGCCAAGGTGTGCGACGCGGCGGGCAACTGCTCTTCCTCGGCGATCGCCGAGGCGATGACGTGGGTCGCCGACCAGGGCGCCGACGTGTTGAACCTGAGCCTAGGTGACCCGGTCTTCTCGGCCACCGAGCACGCGGCGCTTCAGTACGCGGTCTCTCAGGGTGTATTGCCGGTGTGCGCGGCCGGGAACGACGGGACGCCGTCGATCCTGTTCCCGGCTGCCAACCCGGAGTGCGTGGCGGTTACCGCCACGAACTGGAACGACGGACTGGCGAGCTACAGCAGCTTCGGCCAGGAGGCCGAGGTGGCGGCTCCGGGCGGCGACGGCGAGGACATCCTGGGCTCCAGCTTCATCCTTTCGCTCGGGGCCGGCGGCGACGCCGACTACACCATCAACGCTGGTACGTCCATGGCCTCGCCCCAGGTGGCGGGCTTGGCCGGACTGCTCTTCGCTCTGGGTATCCCGACCGCCGCGGACGTGCGCACCCGCATTCAGACGAGCGCCGATGATCTAGGCACACCCGGCTGGGACCAAAGGTTCGGTCACGGCCGGATCAACATCTTCAACGCGGTCGCCGACCTGACGCCGCCGCCGCCGCCGCCGAACGACACGCCGATCCCGTCCTTCAGCGTGACTCCAACGAGTCCGCAGCCCAACGAAACCGTCATCCTGGACGGGAGCGCGTCGGTCGACCCGGACGGCAGTATTGTCGACTGGTCCTGGGACTTCGGAGACGGAAGTCCGGCGGGCTCGGGCGACATCGTAGAGCACGCGTACACCAGCACCGGCGCCTACACCGTCACGCTGACCGTCACTGACGATCGCGGGCTCGCGGCGGGCACGTCTCAGAACGTGATGGTTGCCACCGGCGCGGGGAGCTTGGTTACCCCAACGCTGCGTTTGGACGCGGGAAGCCTGGGCCTGACAAATGGCGCGTCGGTCGGTACGTGGACCGACCCCGCGACGGGGCGGACGGCGTCCGCGCCTGGCGCTTCCGCGGAAGGGACGTATCTCGCCGGAGAGACCCCGAGCGGCACGCCGGTCGTGCACTTCCAGGGGAACGATCACTACGAGGTGCCCGACGAGGTGGCGCTCGAGATGGACGGCAGCAGTACGGTGCTGGCCGTTTATTCCGCAGACGTGTCCGGGCAGCAGATGTTCGTGGCGAAACACAGTGACGGTGGAACCGCAGGTGCATATGGCGCCGGGCTGACGACCGGCGGGGCCCATCTACTGGACAGGCCCTGGAAGGAAACCGGCCCGCGCGGCACGACGTCGATCGGTACGGGAACGTTCCACGTTGTGACCTACCGCATCAGTTCCGGAAACGTGGCCTTCCGGGTCGATGGAGTACCCGCGGGTGGTGGCAGCATCGGCGCCGGCACGCCTAGCAACCAGCCGTTGCGCATTGGCATGCTCCGACACCGCTCTCCGGTGGTCGACGAGTACTTCCTGCGGGGCAAGCTCGCCGATCTGCTGGTGTTCGACCGAGCTCTGGGAGACCAGGATCTGGCCGCGTGGGAGGCCGAACTTCAGTCGATCCATCTGGTCGACAACAACGTGGCGCCGACGGCGGCGATGACGGTTACGCCACCGGATCCGCAGCCCAACGAGACGGTTTTCTTCGACGGCTCGTCGTCGAGCGATCCGGATGGAACGGTGGCTTCCTGGAGTTGGGATCTCGGCGACGCCAGCGGTCTCCGCTCCGGGATGGTCGTCGAGCACACCTTCGCCGCTGCGGGCACGTACGACGTCACTCTGACCGTAACGGACAACAAGGGTGCTACGGACGTGCTGGTCCAGTCGGTGGTCGTGGGTCCGACCGCTGGTACTCTGCAGACGCCCAAGCTGCGTCTCGATGCCGCGGCCGTCGGACTCGCTGACGGAAGCAGGGTGAACGCCTGGCCCGATCCGGGAACCGGACGCACGGCGACCGCGCCGACCGCCTCCGCCGAGGCGTTGTTCCTTACGAATCAAACCCCGGGCGGCACGCCCGCAGTGCACTTCCAGGGGGACGATCACTACGAGGTGCCTGACGAAGACGCGCTGGACCTGCATGAGAGCAGCACCCTCGTCGTCGTGTACGCGCCCGATGTCATCACCCAGCAGGCGTTCCTGGCCAAGCACAGCGACGGCGGGACGGCGGGCGCATTACTGGCCGCGTTCGCATCGGACGGCCGCGCGTTCATCGACAGACCCTGGAAGGAGACGGGACCAAGAGCCTCTTCGGCGATTGGGGCCGGCGCTTTCCAAATCGTTTCTTATCGGATCGCCTCCGGGCGCGTGGAGTTCCGCATTGACGGTGCTCCCGCCGGCTCGGGGACGATAGGCAACGGTACGGCCACGGATCGACCGCTTCGGATCGGTATGATCCGGCACCGGTCGCCTGCCGTGGATGAGTACTTCCTGCAAGGGCGCGTGGCCGATCTACTCGTTTTCGACCGGTCCTTGGGCGACCAGGATCTGGCGGCCTGGGAGGATCAGCTCAGGGCGGTCCACATCGATGGGACGCCGCCGCCGAACGTGGCACCGACGGCGGCCTTCGGCTACCTGCCGGCGGCTCCGGAGACGGGCGAGGTGGTGAGCTTCGACGGCACGGGCTCGAGCGATAGCGACGGCACGGTGGTCGGCTGGAGCTGGGACTGGGGCGACGCGACGACCGCGGGCAGCGGCTCGACGCCGACGCACGCCTACGCGGCGGCGGGAAGCTACACGGTCACGCTGACGGTGACCGACGACGACGGCGCTACCGACCAGACGAACCAACTGGTGAGCGTTACCGATCCACCGCCGCCGCCGAACGTGGCGCCGACGGCGAGCTTCGGCTACCTGCCGGCGGCTCCGGAGACGGGCGAGCTGGTGAGCTTCGACGGGAGCGGCTCGAGCGACAGTGACGGCAGCGTGGTCGGCTGGAGCTGGGACTGGGGCGACGCGACGACGGCGGGCGCGGGCGCTACGCCCACGCACAGCTACGGCGCGGCGGGCGACTACACGGTGACGCTGACGGTGACCGACGACGACGGCGCTACCGACCAGACCTCTCAGGTGGTGAGCGTCAGTGACCCACCGCCGCCGCC
- a CDS encoding glycosyltransferase: MTEPRFVVLMPVLNDWANAASVLAEVDSTFSARGWAGSALIVDDGSSENAAPLDFSPASLQTVEVIRLRRNLGHQRAISVGLCHLERSKTGAHVIVMDGDGQDAPADIPALVEEFERHAGRRVVFAGRTKRPEGSLFKAFYWLYRVLHRLLTGRTIRVGNFSVLPGRAVGAITCSPDAWSHYAAAVYQTRLPVAVVDIARAKRLKGPPKMKFVGLVTHGLAAIAVFGDIVSVRLLIAAAAASLAAGVLVVAAWVAVATEAVEWAAGGVWAAAAALILLTQLNVGALVVGFLIHRGRRAAPVIPRRDFEHFIDRVEHWSGRGITPRSGASASA; the protein is encoded by the coding sequence ATGACCGAGCCCCGTTTTGTCGTCCTGATGCCCGTCCTCAACGACTGGGCCAACGCGGCCTCCGTCCTGGCTGAGGTTGACTCGACTTTCTCGGCACGGGGGTGGGCCGGCTCCGCGCTCATCGTCGATGACGGCTCCAGTGAGAACGCCGCGCCGCTCGACTTTTCGCCAGCCTCACTGCAGACGGTCGAGGTGATCCGCCTGCGCCGCAACCTCGGGCACCAGCGGGCGATTTCCGTAGGCCTGTGCCATCTCGAGCGCTCGAAGACTGGCGCACATGTCATCGTCATGGACGGAGATGGCCAGGATGCTCCCGCCGACATTCCTGCCTTGGTCGAAGAGTTCGAACGGCACGCGGGTCGCAGGGTCGTCTTTGCGGGACGCACGAAGCGACCAGAGGGCTCACTATTCAAAGCTTTCTACTGGCTTTATCGGGTCCTGCACCGTTTGCTGACCGGCAGGACCATCCGCGTTGGGAACTTCAGCGTATTGCCAGGACGAGCGGTGGGAGCGATCACCTGCTCCCCGGACGCATGGAGTCACTACGCCGCGGCGGTTTACCAGACCCGGCTACCAGTCGCGGTCGTGGACATTGCCCGTGCTAAGCGACTCAAGGGTCCGCCGAAGATGAAGTTCGTCGGGCTCGTCACCCACGGTCTGGCGGCCATCGCCGTGTTCGGAGACATCGTCAGCGTAAGGCTTCTCATCGCCGCGGCAGCCGCGAGCTTGGCCGCCGGCGTGCTCGTCGTTGCGGCCTGGGTGGCGGTGGCCACCGAGGCGGTCGAGTGGGCTGCTGGTGGCGTCTGGGCCGCGGCGGCGGCGTTGATTCTGCTGACCCAACTGAACGTGGGTGCGCTGGTGGTCGGCTTTCTCATCCATCGCGGACGTCGCGCGGCGCCGGTGATACCGAGACGGGATTTCGAGCACTTCATCGATCGAGTGGAGCACTGGAGCGGACGAGGGATCACTCCACGCTCCGGGGCCTCGGCATCCGCCTGA